In a single window of the Hydrogenobaculum sp. 3684 genome:
- a CDS encoding succinate dehydrogenase/fumarate reductase iron-sulfur subunit, protein MKIRLKIKRQDRFETYEVPYKEGMTLLDALKYIKEYIDPSLAFRQFCGAGICGTCAINVNGFPKLICKEQALSYALDENPTLLEPLNNAEVVKDLVIDTSNMSYRIKAYKAWITPIETNLKIDQELSKKIEESSDCILCYACQSFCPEVADKDYAGPLFFAKLYRLFIDPRDREHGIRLLEAKDSLILHCLSCNKCNNACPKEVKPATLIRELLNS, encoded by the coding sequence ATGAAGATAAGGCTTAAGATAAAAAGACAAGATAGGTTTGAAACTTACGAAGTGCCCTACAAAGAGGGTATGACGCTTTTAGACGCTTTAAAGTATATAAAAGAGTATATAGATCCTTCTTTGGCTTTTAGACAGTTTTGCGGTGCTGGTATATGTGGTACTTGCGCTATAAACGTTAATGGTTTTCCTAAGCTTATCTGTAAAGAACAGGCATTATCCTATGCTTTAGATGAGAATCCAACGCTTTTGGAACCTTTAAACAACGCTGAAGTTGTAAAAGATTTGGTAATAGATACCTCAAATATGTCTTATAGAATAAAAGCTTATAAAGCTTGGATAACCCCCATTGAAACCAATTTAAAGATAGATCAAGAGCTTAGTAAGAAAATAGAGGAATCATCTGATTGCATACTTTGTTATGCTTGTCAGAGCTTTTGTCCAGAAGTAGCTGATAAAGATTATGCAGGACCGCTGTTTTTTGCCAAACTCTATAGACTCTTTATAGACCCAAGAGACCGTGAGCACGGTATTAGGCTTTTAGAAGCAAAAGATAGCCTTATACTTCACTGTCTTTCTTGCAACAAGTGTAACAACGCATGTCCTAAAGAGGTAAAACCTGCTACTTTGATAAGGGAGCTGCTTAATAGTTGA
- the coaD gene encoding pantetheine-phosphate adenylyltransferase: MSQVIYPGTFDPPHLGHLDIVKRASFIFDKVFIAIAKNPHKNPMFEADFRKNLFDKILKAENLKNVYVEIFDTTLVEYAKSKDIKLVIRGVRLFTDFEYELQISMSNYILGGIETLFMMPSQEHIHISSTIVRDLIRYKASLKGFVHPIIEKDVLLS, translated from the coding sequence TTGAGTCAAGTTATATACCCAGGGACCTTCGATCCGCCTCATTTAGGGCACCTTGATATAGTAAAAAGAGCCTCTTTTATATTCGATAAGGTATTTATAGCAATAGCGAAAAATCCTCACAAGAACCCAATGTTTGAAGCCGATTTTAGGAAAAATCTTTTTGATAAAATACTAAAAGCAGAAAATTTAAAAAATGTCTATGTAGAGATTTTTGATACTACACTGGTTGAATATGCCAAATCAAAAGATATAAAGCTTGTGATAAGAGGTGTGAGGCTTTTTACGGATTTTGAGTACGAGCTTCAAATATCAATGAGTAATTATATACTGGGTGGTATTGAAACACTTTTTATGATGCCAAGCCAAGAGCACATACATATAAGCTCCACCATCGTTAGGGATCTAATAAGATACAAAGCCTCTTTAAAAGGTTTTGTGCATCCTATTATAGAAAAAGATGTCCTTTTATCTTAA
- a CDS encoding molybdopterin-dependent oxidoreductase, translating into MNITRRRFLKGMAATGAATLVGKKLLTPEQAKAIQAKNIQYAYKPNICNFCANACGIQVRVASISGKPNRLMKIEGNIHHPYNRGVACARGQSGISYIYDKDRIKKPLIRIEGSKKGEWKFREASWQEAFNYMMNKLKDIKPYEMALMGGWQGCAFYGTYLLPFVVAAQIPTLFGSPIQHCVGSEHLGLHTVFGNYNTHDEVVCDYDRAKYILAVRSNGSLAGISTGRAHRFGAGIKNGAKVVVLDPRASELAAKADEWIPIRPGTDNAFALAMLHVILRDQKDGKVLYDEETLRFFTNAPFLAYKDEKGNLQLLSDVDKDGAVEAWYVYDELSNSVQKVFGFYNTNKISKDNKVLKPALFTKNLNVNGKSVKTVFEYLMDYTQNFTPEWASKITDVPASTIRRIAIEFATMKPAIIEPGIYDSRYENTIQLRKTLAIIQAITSGYDKPGTWVTGGSYKMLINDFFEFTKKNGNKITIPVKGYPDVDIPGILRVLDVGFKYFFNPKAWTHGYPSVQWAYLQTELSKGKEATVFPFITDNGFYESTKKEVFWNGQPYQIKAVFIYALNLVRGDVESQRWKEFLTNLDLVVGFDTMPSDTMLYADVIFPDIPYILKKDVIFDINTSHDYSFGTREAAMPKDGDEMHALDFMYMLSKAMNIPWLDTIAELYQYWKWDKKELNQKCEESWNKYGTIIPAIRELQLKNKVAPELKKYKGISKTVQELEEEISKKGVITVMDREELMAKYSVPWHQPVPTPSGRMEIYSNIFATLQNMFGYKPNYDPLIAYIPPKWKGDIAPEDVKLEENEFFITHGKVPIQSHTCAATVDNPILVSIGKWREGVYYGIWINEKKAKSLGIKEGDDILVINAMYPNLKVKGKAHLTKLIRPDTIFIPAAFGASSKKLTYGGGLGTPLNDLIPYRPEPVIGGYRANEFTVKVVKA; encoded by the coding sequence ATGAACATTACGAGGCGTAGATTTCTAAAAGGAATGGCTGCAACTGGTGCTGCTACGCTGGTTGGCAAAAAGTTACTAACTCCAGAACAGGCAAAGGCAATCCAAGCAAAAAACATCCAATACGCTTATAAACCAAACATATGTAATTTTTGCGCAAATGCCTGTGGTATACAAGTAAGGGTTGCTTCTATCTCCGGTAAACCAAATAGACTTATGAAGATAGAGGGCAATATACATCATCCTTACAATAGAGGTGTTGCCTGTGCTAGAGGTCAAAGTGGTATATCTTACATATACGACAAAGACCGCATTAAAAAACCCCTTATAAGAATTGAAGGCTCTAAAAAAGGCGAGTGGAAATTTAGAGAAGCTTCTTGGCAAGAGGCTTTTAATTATATGATGAACAAGTTAAAAGATATAAAACCTTATGAAATGGCTCTTATGGGAGGATGGCAAGGATGTGCTTTTTATGGTACTTATTTGCTTCCTTTTGTGGTAGCTGCTCAAATCCCAACGCTTTTTGGCTCTCCGATACAGCATTGTGTTGGTTCTGAGCATCTTGGTCTTCATACCGTGTTTGGCAACTACAATACCCACGATGAGGTGGTGTGTGATTACGATAGAGCAAAATATATATTGGCAGTAAGAAGCAACGGCTCTTTGGCCGGTATTTCCACTGGAAGAGCTCATAGGTTTGGAGCAGGCATTAAAAACGGTGCCAAAGTGGTGGTATTAGATCCAAGAGCATCGGAGCTTGCTGCCAAAGCGGATGAATGGATTCCCATAAGACCAGGCACCGACAACGCCTTTGCTTTGGCTATGCTTCATGTGATACTAAGAGACCAAAAAGATGGAAAAGTACTTTACGATGAAGAAACCCTTAGATTTTTTACAAACGCTCCTTTTTTGGCTTATAAGGATGAAAAAGGAAATTTGCAACTATTGTCTGATGTAGATAAAGACGGGGCTGTGGAGGCTTGGTACGTTTACGATGAACTTTCAAACTCTGTCCAGAAAGTATTTGGCTTTTACAATACAAACAAAATATCTAAAGACAACAAAGTATTGAAACCAGCTCTTTTTACAAAAAATCTCAATGTAAACGGTAAAAGCGTAAAAACTGTATTTGAGTATCTTATGGATTATACGCAAAATTTTACACCAGAATGGGCTTCTAAGATAACCGATGTACCAGCATCTACCATAAGAAGAATAGCTATAGAGTTTGCCACTATGAAACCAGCCATAATAGAACCAGGGATTTACGACTCTAGGTATGAAAACACCATTCAATTAAGGAAAACATTGGCTATCATACAGGCTATAACAAGTGGATACGATAAACCAGGTACTTGGGTTACAGGCGGAAGTTACAAGATGCTTATAAATGACTTTTTTGAGTTTACCAAGAAAAATGGAAATAAGATCACCATTCCCGTAAAAGGATATCCAGATGTAGATATACCCGGCATACTTAGGGTATTGGATGTTGGTTTTAAATACTTTTTTAATCCAAAAGCTTGGACACATGGATATCCATCCGTACAATGGGCTTATTTGCAAACTGAACTTTCCAAAGGCAAAGAAGCAACCGTATTTCCTTTTATTACTGACAACGGTTTTTACGAATCTACCAAAAAAGAGGTTTTTTGGAACGGCCAGCCTTATCAAATAAAAGCTGTTTTTATATACGCCCTTAACTTAGTAAGAGGCGATGTGGAATCTCAAAGATGGAAAGAATTTTTAACAAATCTTGATTTGGTGGTGGGTTTTGATACTATGCCTTCAGATACCATGCTCTATGCAGATGTAATATTCCCAGATATTCCTTATATACTAAAAAAAGATGTTATTTTTGATATAAATACATCTCACGATTATAGTTTTGGCACGAGAGAAGCTGCTATGCCAAAAGACGGCGATGAAATGCACGCTTTAGATTTTATGTACATGCTATCAAAAGCCATGAATATACCTTGGCTTGATACGATAGCAGAGCTTTATCAGTACTGGAAGTGGGATAAAAAAGAGCTCAATCAAAAATGCGAAGAATCTTGGAACAAATACGGCACCATAATACCAGCTATAAGAGAACTTCAGCTTAAAAACAAAGTAGCCCCTGAGCTAAAAAAATATAAAGGCATATCGAAAACAGTACAAGAGTTGGAAGAAGAGATATCTAAAAAAGGTGTGATAACGGTGATGGATAGAGAAGAGCTTATGGCTAAATACTCTGTGCCATGGCATCAACCAGTGCCTACTCCAAGTGGACGCATGGAAATCTATTCAAATATATTTGCCACACTTCAAAACATGTTTGGTTATAAGCCAAATTACGATCCTTTGATAGCATATATACCACCAAAATGGAAAGGTGATATAGCTCCAGAAGATGTAAAGCTTGAAGAAAACGAATTTTTTATAACACATGGTAAAGTACCAATACAATCTCATACTTGTGCTGCTACAGTAGATAACCCTATATTAGTAAGCATAGGAAAGTGGAGAGAAGGTGTTTATTATGGTATATGGATTAACGAAAAAAAAGCTAAGTCTCTTGGTATAAAAGAAGGTGATGATATTTTGGTAATAAACGCTATGTATCCAAATTTAAAAGTAAAAGGCAAGGCTCATCTTACAAAACTAATAAGACCAGATACGATATTTATACCGGCGGCTTTTGGAGCTTCTTCTAAAAAGCTAACATACGGCGGTGGTTTGGGAACTCCGTTAAATGATCTAATACCCTATAGGCCAGAACCGGTTATAGGTGGATATAGAGCAAACGAATTTACTGTAAAAGTTGTGAAGGCTTAA
- a CDS encoding 4Fe-4S dicluster domain-containing protein — translation MEKVIPKWVFVVDLNSCVGCNACMAACAQENQTPYWSEKWRTKVEQIEIGEFPEAKRVFFPHLCMQCQNTPCYYACPTGATYKTEEGIVLVNHERCIGCEACVIACPYGARYPYESDDVDECEKLYGEEARHTTPHIDKCTWCYHRLKEGLEPACVETCPTNCRMFGDLNVDSYVSRLVLEGKAIPLSPQLGTEPKVFYVTSKETPVGVVSHHLDEPPYKQTI, via the coding sequence ATGGAAAAAGTTATACCAAAATGGGTGTTTGTGGTGGATTTAAACTCTTGTGTAGGATGCAATGCGTGTATGGCAGCTTGCGCCCAAGAAAATCAAACGCCTTATTGGTCAGAAAAGTGGAGAACAAAAGTAGAGCAAATAGAAATAGGTGAGTTTCCAGAGGCAAAACGCGTATTTTTCCCACATCTTTGTATGCAATGCCAAAACACTCCTTGCTATTACGCTTGTCCTACTGGCGCTACTTATAAAACCGAAGAGGGTATTGTGCTTGTAAACCACGAAAGATGTATAGGTTGTGAGGCTTGTGTAATAGCTTGCCCTTACGGAGCTAGATATCCTTATGAATCTGATGATGTAGATGAATGTGAAAAGTTGTACGGTGAAGAGGCAAGGCATACCACACCTCACATAGACAAATGCACATGGTGTTATCATAGGCTAAAAGAAGGTTTAGAACCAGCTTGTGTGGAAACATGTCCTACCAACTGCCGTATGTTTGGAGATTTAAACGTAGATTCTTACGTATCTAGGCTTGTATTAGAAGGTAAGGCTATACCACTAAGTCCTCAGCTTGGTACAGAGCCAAAGGTGTTTTATGTAACCTCAAAAGAAACACCTGTGGGCGTTGTCTCTCATCATCTTGATGAACCACCTTACAAACAAACTATTTAA
- the nrfD gene encoding NrfD/PsrC family molybdoenzyme membrane anchor subunit: MDGLTMYFGNYQHFVHQTAWGWMIAVYLFLGGLGGAMGALSSYFYLIKKENNPVLFGLSTLLGIGFVNFGGIFLLIHMLKPWFAFFVWAHPTSWIFWGASFIMIYTITGAIWGLSLISTHINFPFSQKLKNLNPSLVDKLGYISGVMGLLTAVYTGLLLSTAPAITLWSNPGLPVLFMVSALSTATAYFMLVSPSHIAHENEKLDIALLALEIIIISAFFNYLFISSAAGKYIISKMLSSVGFMGFFVILGLLVPFLLEIYAIKKHSKSLVILASLLVLMGGFLLRFYILKFGYYTYPW; the protein is encoded by the coding sequence ATGGACGGACTTACTATGTATTTTGGTAATTATCAGCACTTTGTGCATCAAACAGCTTGGGGATGGATGATAGCTGTTTATCTTTTCTTAGGTGGCCTTGGCGGTGCCATGGGTGCTTTGTCTTCTTATTTTTACCTTATAAAAAAAGAAAATAACCCGGTGCTATTTGGGCTTTCTACACTTCTTGGTATAGGTTTTGTAAACTTTGGTGGTATATTTTTGCTTATACATATGCTTAAACCTTGGTTTGCGTTTTTTGTATGGGCTCATCCTACCAGCTGGATATTTTGGGGTGCATCCTTTATTATGATATACACTATCACAGGTGCCATTTGGGGACTTTCGCTCATATCAACTCATATTAACTTTCCTTTTTCTCAAAAGCTTAAAAACCTAAACCCTTCTTTAGTGGATAAACTTGGTTATATAAGCGGTGTTATGGGACTTTTAACGGCCGTTTATACCGGGCTTTTGCTTTCTACTGCACCAGCCATAACACTTTGGTCAAACCCTGGCTTACCGGTGCTTTTTATGGTATCTGCTCTTTCTACTGCTACAGCTTATTTTATGCTGGTATCTCCTTCTCATATAGCTCATGAAAATGAAAAACTTGATATAGCTTTGCTTGCATTAGAGATTATTATAATATCTGCTTTCTTTAACTACCTATTTATATCAAGTGCTGCTGGTAAATATATAATCTCTAAAATGCTTTCTTCTGTTGGTTTCATGGGCTTTTTTGTAATACTTGGTCTTTTGGTGCCGTTTTTGCTTGAAATTTATGCCATCAAAAAGCACTCAAAATCTTTGGTAATCCTGGCTTCTTTACTGGTCCTGATGGGCGGGTTTTTGCTTAGATTTTACATTCTAAAATTTGGATATTACACATACCCATGGTAA
- a CDS encoding 4Fe-4S binding protein, whose translation MVNVFGLLELNAPLALDEKRCVNTIKPQKECNLCEKICPTKAIDLNTFSVESSSCTLCGACSLVCPTEAISVEIDYVGVIKDFEAKEICIGCVRSDKAEVILPCIANLNEKDILNISTKKKLYFDISPCESCVYSFSKDIKNLISKAIYLSKVFRIGNIPSFAEEDYKPKFRHTSFKNKQKEEFSVSNKEELCSNKIPFEGKFGHIEISEGCDLCGACEAICPQRAIKIENAFINFSHGLCIACGLCEYACGLSHPSRPLTLRKAVIPSKYTKDYEPISISHKHICENCGKVFYTKEDNQSLCIICQKEKNLQNMILDLLK comes from the coding sequence ATGGTAAATGTTTTTGGGCTTTTAGAGCTAAATGCGCCTTTGGCTCTTGATGAGAAGCGCTGCGTAAACACTATAAAACCGCAAAAAGAGTGCAATCTTTGTGAGAAGATATGCCCCACAAAGGCAATAGATTTAAATACATTCTCCGTAGAATCTTCCTCATGCACCCTTTGTGGTGCATGTTCTTTAGTATGTCCTACTGAGGCTATAAGCGTTGAAATAGATTATGTAGGGGTTATAAAGGATTTTGAAGCTAAAGAAATATGTATAGGGTGTGTAAGATCAGATAAAGCCGAGGTTATATTGCCATGTATAGCAAATTTAAATGAAAAAGACATTTTAAATATATCCACAAAGAAAAAGCTTTATTTTGATATAAGCCCTTGTGAGAGCTGTGTTTATAGCTTTTCAAAAGATATTAAAAATTTAATCTCAAAAGCTATATACCTATCAAAAGTCTTTAGAATAGGCAATATACCTTCTTTTGCGGAAGAAGATTATAAGCCAAAGTTTAGACATACTTCTTTTAAAAACAAACAAAAAGAAGAATTTTCAGTATCAAATAAAGAAGAACTATGTTCTAACAAAATACCTTTTGAAGGGAAGTTTGGCCACATAGAAATATCTGAAGGTTGCGATCTTTGTGGGGCTTGCGAGGCCATATGTCCCCAAAGAGCTATAAAGATAGAAAACGCTTTTATAAACTTTTCTCATGGGCTTTGTATAGCATGTGGTTTGTGTGAATACGCTTGTGGTTTAAGCCATCCTTCAAGACCTCTAACTTTAAGAAAAGCTGTTATACCATCAAAATATACAAAAGATTATGAACCGATATCCATATCTCACAAACATATATGTGAAAATTGCGGTAAAGTATTTTATACAAAAGAAGATAATCAAAGCTTATGTATAATCTGCCAAAAAGAGAAAAACCTTCAAAATATGATATTGGATTTGTTGAAATAG